A single genomic interval of Hydrogenispora ethanolica harbors:
- a CDS encoding response regulator transcription factor — protein sequence MSVIRVVVAEDMAVLREYFTGIINENEDMKVVGEAGRGEEVFAILETVEADVLLTDIEMAERFDGIRTAEILRRIYPQLRVVFLTVHEDNETIFGAYEAGAIDYVFKTAPAEEIVESIRLAHQNRSPIRPEVADKIRSEFSRIRKNESDIINAVNIMSLFSQSEREIIKLLIEQRKIREIARIRCVEVSTIKSQIGIILRKCNMKRTKNLVQLIESLNLQNYFKLR from the coding sequence ATGAGTGTCATACGGGTCGTGGTAGCGGAAGATATGGCGGTTTTGCGGGAGTATTTCACCGGTATCATTAATGAAAACGAGGATATGAAGGTCGTGGGCGAAGCCGGCCGGGGCGAAGAAGTCTTTGCCATCCTGGAGACGGTCGAGGCGGATGTCTTGCTGACCGACATCGAAATGGCGGAACGCTTCGACGGGATTCGCACGGCGGAGATCCTCCGCCGGATATACCCCCAGCTCCGGGTGGTCTTTTTGACCGTGCATGAAGACAACGAAACGATTTTTGGCGCTTATGAAGCCGGAGCCATCGATTACGTCTTCAAAACGGCCCCGGCGGAGGAGATCGTTGAAAGCATTCGCTTAGCGCATCAAAATCGCTCGCCGATCCGGCCGGAGGTGGCCGACAAAATCCGGTCGGAATTTTCGCGGATTCGCAAAAATGAATCGGACATTATCAACGCGGTGAATATCATGTCGTTGTTTTCCCAATCGGAGCGGGAAATCATCAAGCTTTTGATCGAGCAGCGCAAGATCCGGGAGATTGCGCGAATCCGGTGCGTCGAAGTATCCACCATCAAGTCGCAGATCGGCATCATCCTGAGGAAATGCAATATGAAGCGGACCAAAAACCTGGTGCAACTGATCGAAAGTTTGAATCTGCAGAATTATTTCAAGCTACGCTGA